One Maribacter sp. HTCC2170 genomic window, TTAGTTTTGAATTTGCCTCAAGAGGCACTGGTGACATCACGGCAATAGATGCCAATTATGGTTGTGTCAAATTCATCGATAGAATTTCTAATGAGTTAGGTTTTGAAATTTCCACCATTAAAAGTGATGTATTTAGTTTCTTGGAAAAATGCTCTACGAAAGCAGATGTTATTTTTGCAGACCCTCCTTACAATTTACCTCTAGAAGATTTTTCTAAACTAATTGAATTGGTATTCAAAAATAGTATCCTACTTGAAGGTGGAGTCCTGATTGTTGAACATTCAAAACATACTGACCTCTCTGGTTTGGAATATTTCGCCAATCAACGCAGATATGGTGGTAGTGTTTTTAGTTTTTTTAAAATTATAGATAAAGAATAGTTATTTACCGCATTCATCCTTCAAAACATTAAATACCTTATTTTTAAATACTAATTGTAACTCATTTACTTTTTAAAGATGAAAAGAAGAAACTTTATCAATAAATCAATCATAGGTGCTGGCGCCGCCATTACTGCCAGCGCAATTTCATGCACTTCTAAGAACGAAAAAATCGGCCAGCAAGAACCAAATCAAGTAAAATCTATGATAAAAGACGTATCGCCAATATCCTTGGGAGAAATAAAAAGCAGAATACAAAAAGCCCAAAATCTGATGGTTGAACAAGGTGTGAATGCCCTGATATTAGATGCTGGAACCTCCCTCAAATATTTTACAGGCCTCTCGTGGTGGCCAAGTGAACGTCCACTTGTTGCCATAATTCCAGCTTCTGGAAGTTTAAGTTATATATGTCCCGGGTTTGAGAAGGATCGTTTAGAAGAAATACTAAAGGTGAAAGGTAAGATATATGCTTGGCAAGAAGATGAAAGCCCTTATGAACAAATCGCTGTATCGCTTAAAGAATCCAATATCATAAATGGCAAGATTGGCATTGAGGAAAGATTACGGTTTTTCATTTATAATGGCATTAAGAAAGAAGCTCCACATTTTGAATATGTTAGTGCTGACCCAATTACCATTCCCTGCAGAATTATAAAAACCTCCGCAGAAATAGCTTTAATGCAGCGGGCTACCAATATAACAATAGAGGCTATACAAATGGGGTTTCAGAATTTAAAAGTAGGCTCCAGTCCGTCAGATTTTTCACCTGTAGTGGCCAGTGCACATAGAGCTTTAGGAGCTAATCATGCGTTTGCAATGGCAAATTTTGCCGAAGCTTCTGCTTTTCCCCACGGTAGTACCAAACCACAAATATTAAAGAAAGGTGATGTTGTTTTAGTTGACTGTGGTTGTACGGTTCACGGTTATAATTCTGACATTAGTAGAACCATCGTTTTTGGAGCTGAGCCAACCGAACGTCAAAGAGAGATATGGGTATTAGAGAAAAAAGCGCAATCAGCTGGTTATAGCGCAGCACAAGTTGGAGCCCCCTTACATAATGTAGACGAGGCCGCTCGAAAAGTATTGACCGATGCCGGTTTTGGACCGGATTACAAACTCCCCGGATTACCACATAGAACTGGTCATGGTATTGGAATGGATGGTCATGAATGGGGAAATGCCGTGCGAGGAAACGAACTACTTATTGAGCCCGGAATGTGTTTTAGTATAGAACCTAATATTTCAATAGTTGGGGAGTTTGGTGTACGACTAGAGGATTGCGTATATATGACAGAAAATGGACCAAAATGGTTTTCTGACCCAAGCCCTTCAATTAAGCAACCTTTTGTTTAGGGAATTTTGAATAAAAAAGCAGGCCATAAGCCGGATTCTGTAAGACCGTAAAGCCTTCCTTATCATTTATCTGGACCTATGGTTACCCATAGGTTCTAACCGCCTACCCTTCAGCTCGAGCGTGCAGCCCTCAAACACTGATTTACATGGCGTTTCACCGCATAGAGTTTACCTGATTTCACTACAGCATTATCTGTACATTCTTTCTGTTGCACTTGTCCGTCCCAAAAATGGGAGACGGGTGTTACCCGCTATGATGCACTATGGTGTCCGGACTTTCCTCCATTCGCGAACAGCGAACAGCGATAAGGTGGCCTGCTCGGGGCAAATTTAATCGAATTGTTGATAAAAAAGTGTTTAATCCATCTTAAATAAATAGAAGAATACCCCGCTATTTCTATATTTGTAAAGAAGCCTTGGTATTATCAAAAATGCCATATAAAGTACTGCTATTGGAGCCATTTATTGTATCAGCTAGAAAGTATAG contains:
- a CDS encoding RsmD family RNA methyltransferase; the encoded protein is MRIISGTHKSKRITAPKNLPVRPTTDMAKEALFNILNNSYYFEDVSLIDLFAGTGNISFEFASRGTGDITAIDANYGCVKFIDRISNELGFEISTIKSDVFSFLEKCSTKADVIFADPPYNLPLEDFSKLIELVFKNSILLEGGVLIVEHSKHTDLSGLEYFANQRRYGGSVFSFFKIIDKE
- a CDS encoding M24 family metallopeptidase, whose translation is MKRRNFINKSIIGAGAAITASAISCTSKNEKIGQQEPNQVKSMIKDVSPISLGEIKSRIQKAQNLMVEQGVNALILDAGTSLKYFTGLSWWPSERPLVAIIPASGSLSYICPGFEKDRLEEILKVKGKIYAWQEDESPYEQIAVSLKESNIINGKIGIEERLRFFIYNGIKKEAPHFEYVSADPITIPCRIIKTSAEIALMQRATNITIEAIQMGFQNLKVGSSPSDFSPVVASAHRALGANHAFAMANFAEASAFPHGSTKPQILKKGDVVLVDCGCTVHGYNSDISRTIVFGAEPTERQREIWVLEKKAQSAGYSAAQVGAPLHNVDEAARKVLTDAGFGPDYKLPGLPHRTGHGIGMDGHEWGNAVRGNELLIEPGMCFSIEPNISIVGEFGVRLEDCVYMTENGPKWFSDPSPSIKQPFV